The following are from one region of the Desulfonatronum thiosulfatophilum genome:
- the rpe gene encoding ribulose-phosphate 3-epimerase, producing the protein MSSNQPIILTPSLLSSDFSRIGEELIALEQAGLQWVHWDVMDGAFVPNITFGPPVIKACRKKSSLFFDVHLMIENPDRYLADFVDAGADLLCVHAEACVHLERTVSEIARLGAKPGVALNPHTPLDVVEYLLPQLEMVLIMSVNPGFGGQKFIPFSTKKIQRLRAMIEEQGLNTHIQVDGGVTPENIRELAQCGANIFVSGSAFFGFPPYDKRLETFMQAVK; encoded by the coding sequence ATGTCTTCCAATCAACCAATCATCCTTACGCCGTCCTTATTGTCGTCGGATTTCAGCCGCATCGGGGAAGAGCTGATCGCCCTGGAACAGGCAGGCCTGCAGTGGGTGCACTGGGATGTCATGGATGGAGCCTTTGTTCCCAACATCACCTTTGGTCCGCCGGTCATCAAGGCTTGTCGCAAAAAAAGCAGCCTGTTCTTCGACGTGCATTTGATGATCGAAAATCCGGACCGCTACCTGGCGGACTTCGTGGACGCCGGAGCCGACCTGCTCTGCGTTCATGCCGAGGCCTGCGTTCACCTGGAACGCACCGTCTCCGAAATTGCCCGCCTGGGCGCCAAGCCCGGCGTGGCCCTGAATCCGCATACGCCCCTGGACGTGGTGGAGTACCTGCTGCCTCAGCTGGAAATGGTACTGATCATGAGCGTCAATCCCGGTTTCGGCGGCCAGAAGTTCATCCCCTTCAGCACAAAGAAGATCCAGCGTTTGCGGGCCATGATCGAAGAGCAGGGCTTGAACACGCACATTCAGGTGGACGGCGGCGTCACGCCGGAGAACATCCGCGAACTTGCGCAGTGCGGCGCGAACATTTTCGTCTCCGGCTCCGCCTTCTTCGGCTTTCCACCCTATGACAAGCGTCTGGAGACGTTCATGCAGGCCGTGAAATAG